Proteins encoded by one window of Arachis ipaensis cultivar K30076 chromosome B04, Araip1.1, whole genome shotgun sequence:
- the LOC107638392 gene encoding uncharacterized protein LOC107638392 isoform X1, which produces MMMMMTIMKKYGGGWVLGGVVAVVSFTVMLLLVLLRQRKRFVLHPFLTPSSSSPSTSLSVSDSTNPNLRTSKFVTDADLKFLIETLDEKLNESDKWEDVIDKRNQQLCYTAKCCKPKLFLLVLQNGPLKYLSVTIFNDISSEMLRNFYMDNDYRKQWDKTVFEYNQLQAYESKGVEVGRTVKKFPILRPREYVLSWKLWEGQNKTFYCFMKECEHPLAPRQKKYVRVELFRSGWRIREVPGRNACEITMLHQEDAGLNMEMAKMAFSKGIWNYVCKMDSALRRYSVVSCHLSSSVAISASLMQKVPPCLEPITSNISGAHSGTLQFHDQVADESRVRMISRWSSRKLLANSILILGGAFCLSRGHSSLGAKVVMAYILTKLTKRGGEPKTNQSKQS; this is translated from the exons atgatgatgatgatgacgataatGAAGAAGTACGGAGGAGGTTGGGTTTTGGGAGGTGTTGTTGCTGTCGTCTCGTTTACTGTTATGTTATTGTTAGTGCTGCTTCGGCAACGTAAGAGATTTGTCTTGCACCCCTTTCTAactccatcatcatcatccccATCCACATCGCTTTCGGTCTCCGATTCTACCAATCCCAACTTGAG GACCTCAAAATTTGTAACAGATGCAGATTTGAAGTTTTTAATTGAGACTTTGGATGAGAAACTCAATGAGAGTGATAAATGGGAGGATGTTATAGATAAAAGAAATCAGCAACTATGCTACACTGCGAAGTGCTGCAAGCCTAAG TTGTTTCTATTGGTCTTGCAGAATGGTCCTCTGAAATATTTGAGCGTGACTATATTCAATGATATTTCGTCTGAGATGCTAAGAAACTTCTATATGGACAATGATTACAGAAAGCAGTGGGATAAGACCGTGTTTGAGTATAATCAACTGCAGGCTTATGAATCTAAGGGTGTTGAAGTTGGCCGTACAGTTAAGAAGTTCCCAATTTTGAGGCCTAGAGAATATGTTCTATCTTGGAAATTGTGGGAGGGACAGAATAAAACTTTCTattgttttatgaag GAATGTGAGCATCCTTTGGCACCTCGGCAGAAAAAATATGTGCGTGTTGAGCTTTTTAGATCTGGCTGGCGGATAAGAGAAG TACCTGGTAGAAATGCCTGTGAGATCACAATGCTTCATCAAGAAGATGCTGGTTTGAATATGGAGATGGCAAAGATGGCTTTTTCCAAGGGCATATGGAACTATGTGTGCAAGATGGATAGTGCTCTTAGAAGATACTCTGTTGTAAGCTGTCATTTATCAAGTTCAGTTGCCATTTCAGCCAGTTTAATGCAGAAG GTACCGCCATGCTTGGAACCTATAACTAGCAACATATCCGGAGCTCATTCTGGTACCCTCCAATTCCATGATCAAGTTGCTGATGAATCTCGAGTGCGGATGATCTCAAGGTGGTCATCAAGAAAGTTGCTGGCCAATAGTATACTGATTCTGGGGGGTGCATTCTGCTTGTCTCGTGGTCACTCTAGCCTCGGTGCTAAAGTTGTCATGGCATACATCTTAACCAAACTTACTAAGCGCGGCGGTGAACCTAAAACAAATCAATCCAAGCAAAGTTGA
- the LOC107638392 gene encoding uncharacterized protein LOC107638392 isoform X2: MMMMMTIMKKYGGGWVLGGVVAVVSFTVMLLLVLLRQRKRFVLHPFLTPSSSSPSTSLSVSDSTNPNLRTSKFVTDADLKFLIETLDEKLNESDKWEDVIDKRNQQLCYTAKCCKPKNGPLKYLSVTIFNDISSEMLRNFYMDNDYRKQWDKTVFEYNQLQAYESKGVEVGRTVKKFPILRPREYVLSWKLWEGQNKTFYCFMKECEHPLAPRQKKYVRVELFRSGWRIREVPGRNACEITMLHQEDAGLNMEMAKMAFSKGIWNYVCKMDSALRRYSVVSCHLSSSVAISASLMQKVPPCLEPITSNISGAHSGTLQFHDQVADESRVRMISRWSSRKLLANSILILGGAFCLSRGHSSLGAKVVMAYILTKLTKRGGEPKTNQSKQS, encoded by the exons atgatgatgatgatgacgataatGAAGAAGTACGGAGGAGGTTGGGTTTTGGGAGGTGTTGTTGCTGTCGTCTCGTTTACTGTTATGTTATTGTTAGTGCTGCTTCGGCAACGTAAGAGATTTGTCTTGCACCCCTTTCTAactccatcatcatcatccccATCCACATCGCTTTCGGTCTCCGATTCTACCAATCCCAACTTGAG GACCTCAAAATTTGTAACAGATGCAGATTTGAAGTTTTTAATTGAGACTTTGGATGAGAAACTCAATGAGAGTGATAAATGGGAGGATGTTATAGATAAAAGAAATCAGCAACTATGCTACACTGCGAAGTGCTGCAAGCCTAAG AATGGTCCTCTGAAATATTTGAGCGTGACTATATTCAATGATATTTCGTCTGAGATGCTAAGAAACTTCTATATGGACAATGATTACAGAAAGCAGTGGGATAAGACCGTGTTTGAGTATAATCAACTGCAGGCTTATGAATCTAAGGGTGTTGAAGTTGGCCGTACAGTTAAGAAGTTCCCAATTTTGAGGCCTAGAGAATATGTTCTATCTTGGAAATTGTGGGAGGGACAGAATAAAACTTTCTattgttttatgaag GAATGTGAGCATCCTTTGGCACCTCGGCAGAAAAAATATGTGCGTGTTGAGCTTTTTAGATCTGGCTGGCGGATAAGAGAAG TACCTGGTAGAAATGCCTGTGAGATCACAATGCTTCATCAAGAAGATGCTGGTTTGAATATGGAGATGGCAAAGATGGCTTTTTCCAAGGGCATATGGAACTATGTGTGCAAGATGGATAGTGCTCTTAGAAGATACTCTGTTGTAAGCTGTCATTTATCAAGTTCAGTTGCCATTTCAGCCAGTTTAATGCAGAAG GTACCGCCATGCTTGGAACCTATAACTAGCAACATATCCGGAGCTCATTCTGGTACCCTCCAATTCCATGATCAAGTTGCTGATGAATCTCGAGTGCGGATGATCTCAAGGTGGTCATCAAGAAAGTTGCTGGCCAATAGTATACTGATTCTGGGGGGTGCATTCTGCTTGTCTCGTGGTCACTCTAGCCTCGGTGCTAAAGTTGTCATGGCATACATCTTAACCAAACTTACTAAGCGCGGCGGTGAACCTAAAACAAATCAATCCAAGCAAAGTTGA
- the LOC107638390 gene encoding protein LAZ1 → MNNIIILLSYSPPAWATIIAAAFLLLTLTLSMYLLFEHLSAYKNPEEQKFLIGVILMVPCYSIESFVSLVNPSISVDCEILRDCYESFAMYCFGRYLVACLGGEERTIEFMEREGRATFKTPLLHTSDKGTVKHPFPMNYFFKPWILGRKFYQIVKFGIVQYMIIKSLTAITAVILEAFGIYCEGEFKWGCGYPYMAIVLNFSQSWALYCLVQFYTVTKEELAHIQPLAKFLTFKSIVFLTWWQGVAIALLYTFGLFKSPIAQGLQFKSSVQDFIICIEMGIASIVHLYVFPSKPYELMGDRLPGSVAVLGDYSADCPLDPDEIRDSERPTKLRLPTPDVDAKSGMTIRESVRDVVIGGGGYIVKDVKFTVHQAVEPVEKGITRFNEKLHKISQNIKKHEKDRRRTKDDSCIVSSSLSPAAKKVIRGIDDPLLNGSISDSGVSRGKKHRRQSGYTSAESGGESSSDQIYGGYQIRGSRWVTKE, encoded by the exons ATGAACAACATCATCATTCTGTTGTCATACTCGCCTCCTGCATGGGCAACTATTATTGCTGCTGCCTTTCTTCTCCTCACTCTCACTCTGTCTATGTATCTTCTATTTGAGCATCTTTCTGCATACAAGAATCCTGAGGAGCAGAAGTTTTTGATTGGAGTTATCCTAATGGTTCCCTGCTATTCAATTGAATCT TTTGTATCATTGGTCAATCCATCAATCAGTGTGGATTGTGAGATTTTAAGGGATTGCTATGAGTCATTCGCCATGTATTGTTTTGGAAGATACCTTGTTGCCTGTCTAGGTGGTGAGGAAAGGACCATTGAATTTATGGAAAGAGAAGGACGGGCTACTTTTAAAACTCCTCTTCTGCACACTTCTGACAAGGGAACCGTAAAACATCCTTTTCCTATGAATTACTTCTTTAAACCTTGGATACTTGGCCGAAAGTTTTACCAAATTGTGAAATTTGGTATTGTACAATAT ATGATAATAAAGTCGTTGACTGCAATTACGGCGGTGATTCTTGAAGCGTTTGGAATATACTGTGAAGGAGAATTTAAATGGGGATGTGG GTATCCTTATATGGCCATAGTTTTGAACTTCAGTCAGTCGTGGGCATTGTACTGCCTTGTTCAATTTTACACTGTAACAAAGGAGGAGTTGGCACATATACAGCCATTGGCCAAATTTTTGACATTTAAATCAATTGTCTTCCTCACTTGGTGGCAAGGTGTGGCAATTGCTCTTCTATATACCTTCGGTTTATTCAAAAGTCCCATAGCGCAGGGTTTGCAGTTCAAGTCAAGTGTCCAAGATTTCATCATTTGTATTGAG ATGGGCATTGCTTCCATAGTTCACCTGTATGTGTTTCCATCCAAGCCATATGAGCTAATGGGAGACCGCCTTCCTGGAAGTGTTGCAGTTCTTGGAGATTACTCTGCTGATTGTCCTCTTGACCCTGATGAAATCAGGGACAGTGAGCGACCCACAAAACTGCGTCTTCCTACTCCAGATGTTGATGCCAAGAGTGGGATGACAATTAGAGAGAGCGTTCGGGATGTTGTTATTGGTGGTGGGGGATAT ATTGTGAAAGATGTTAAGTTTACGGTCCATCAAGCTGTGGAGCCTGTGGAGAAGGGGATTACTAGGTTCAATGAAAAATTACACAAAATCTCCCAAAATATTAAGAAGCATGAGAaggatagaagaagaacaaaggaTGATAGTTGCATCGTGTCATCATCGTTATCACCAGCTGCGAAGAAGGTGATTCGAGGAATTGATGATCCGCTCTTGAATGGCAGTATTAGCGATAGTGGGGTATCGAGGGGGAAGAAGCACCGTCGACAGTCTGGATATACGAGTGCTGAGAGCGGAGGAGAGAGCAGTAGTGATCAAATCTACGGTGGTTACCAGATTAGAGGCAGTAGGTGGGTTACCAAAGAATAA